One Nocardia farcinica genomic region harbors:
- the fni gene encoding type 2 isopentenyl-diphosphate Delta-isomerase — protein sequence MSSNRKDDHVRHAVDQHRDRTPVNDFDAIGFQHHALAGIDAADVDLGVDIAGKRWETPLFINAMTGGSAAATDINRGLAIAARETGLPVASGSLSAYFRDPGLAGSFRVLREENPHGVVIANVNATATLDQARRAVDLLAADALQIHLNAVQEIVMPEGDRSFRSWPRRIEHLAAGVPVPVIVKEVGFGLSRPTVAWLRDAGVAVADVGGRGGTNFARIENDRRPAADFSFLDTWGQSTPACLLDSAEVTGIALVASGGIRSPLDVAKALALGADATGVAGRFLATLLDRGAEGLIETIRAWLDQLRSIATVLGAATPADLRRCDLLITGEVAAFCRLRGIDAAAYAHRSHWWHPSERRSLL from the coding sequence ATGAGCAGCAACCGCAAGGACGACCACGTCCGTCACGCCGTCGACCAGCACCGCGACCGGACCCCGGTCAACGACTTCGACGCGATCGGGTTCCAGCACCACGCCCTGGCGGGCATCGACGCCGCCGACGTCGACCTCGGCGTCGACATCGCCGGAAAGCGATGGGAAACACCGTTGTTCATCAACGCGATGACCGGCGGCAGCGCGGCGGCCACGGACATCAACCGCGGGCTGGCGATCGCCGCCCGCGAGACGGGCCTGCCGGTCGCCTCCGGCTCACTGAGTGCCTACTTCCGCGACCCTGGCCTGGCGGGCAGCTTCCGCGTGCTGCGGGAGGAGAACCCGCACGGTGTCGTCATCGCCAACGTCAACGCGACGGCGACGCTGGATCAGGCGCGCCGGGCCGTCGACCTGCTCGCGGCCGACGCCCTGCAGATCCACCTCAACGCGGTGCAGGAGATCGTGATGCCGGAGGGGGACCGGTCCTTCCGGTCCTGGCCGCGCCGCATCGAGCACCTCGCGGCGGGCGTGCCGGTGCCGGTGATCGTCAAGGAGGTCGGGTTCGGGCTCAGCCGCCCGACCGTCGCCTGGTTGCGCGATGCCGGGGTCGCCGTCGCCGACGTCGGTGGGCGGGGCGGCACGAACTTCGCCCGCATCGAGAACGACCGGCGCCCGGCGGCGGACTTCTCCTTCCTCGACACCTGGGGCCAGTCCACGCCCGCCTGCCTGCTCGACAGCGCGGAGGTCACCGGCATCGCGCTCGTCGCCTCCGGCGGCATCCGCTCGCCCCTCGACGTCGCCAAGGCACTGGCCCTGGGCGCCGACGCGACCGGTGTCGCGGGCCGGTTCCTCGCGACGCTGCTCGACCGCGGCGCCGAGGGACTGATCGAGACCATCCGCGCCTGGCTCGATCAACTGCGCAGCATCGCCACCGTGCTCGGCGCCGCCACCCCCGCCGACCTGCGCCGCTGTGACCTGCTGATCACCGGCGAGGTGGCCGCGTTCTGCCGGCTGCGCGGCATCGACGCCGCCGCCTACGCCCATCGCAGCCACTGGTGGCACCCCTCGGAACGAAGGAGTCTCCTGTGA
- a CDS encoding phosphomevalonate kinase codes for MISERAPGKLFVAGEYAVVDPGRHAILTAVDRYATATVRASHTDAAVTLCTDLGQGVQLACRRAGTGLVPANGRARPPAELAYVFAAAAVVERLLIERGHPVLPCRVAVTADLADRSGRKFGLGASAAVTAATVAALGRFHRLGLSRMDRYRLAMLATLSVDPAASGGDVAASTWGGWLVYGSPDRRWVSETLATRSVTELLSRPWPGLSVHRLPPPARSALRVGWTGTPVATPGLVRSVRRGRDRRAGDYRAFVAATEECVRALARALEADEPGAVHAGILRARELLVHLDSVARAGIMTPRLRALCAAGDAVGAAAKPSGAGGGDCGIAFLDPADTAALAELADRWRAAGIEPLTVRPHPRQEADT; via the coding sequence GTGATCAGCGAACGGGCACCCGGCAAGTTGTTCGTCGCGGGCGAGTACGCCGTCGTCGATCCGGGCCGCCACGCGATCCTGACCGCGGTGGACCGGTACGCCACCGCCACGGTGCGCGCGAGCCACACCGACGCGGCCGTCACGTTGTGCACCGACCTCGGGCAGGGGGTGCAGCTGGCCTGCCGCCGTGCCGGCACGGGACTGGTTCCGGCGAACGGGCGGGCGCGCCCGCCCGCGGAGCTGGCGTACGTCTTCGCCGCCGCGGCGGTCGTCGAACGGCTGCTGATCGAACGCGGACATCCGGTGCTGCCCTGCCGGGTCGCCGTCACCGCCGATCTCGCCGACCGGTCCGGCCGCAAGTTCGGGCTCGGGGCCAGCGCGGCGGTGACCGCGGCGACCGTCGCGGCGCTCGGGCGCTTCCACCGGCTGGGCCTGAGCCGGATGGACCGGTACCGGCTGGCGATGCTGGCCACCCTGTCGGTCGATCCGGCCGCGTCCGGTGGCGACGTGGCGGCGAGCACCTGGGGCGGTTGGCTCGTCTACGGCTCGCCGGATCGGCGGTGGGTGTCGGAGACGCTCGCCACCCGGAGCGTGACCGAGCTGCTGAGCAGGCCGTGGCCGGGGCTGTCGGTGCACCGGCTGCCGCCGCCCGCGCGATCGGCGCTGCGGGTGGGCTGGACCGGCACACCCGTTGCCACGCCGGGACTGGTTCGGTCGGTGCGCCGGGGCCGCGACCGCCGCGCCGGGGACTACCGCGCCTTCGTGGCCGCCACCGAGGAGTGCGTGCGCGCCCTGGCCCGGGCGCTCGAGGCGGACGAGCCGGGCGCCGTGCACGCCGGAATCCTGCGTGCCCGTGAGCTTCTCGTCCACCTGGACAGCGTCGCCCGCGCGGGCATCATGACGCCCCGGCTGCGCGCGCTGTGCGCCGCGGGGGACGCGGTCGGCGCCGCCGCCAAACCGTCGGGCGCCGGTGGCGGCGACTGCGGCATCGCCTTCCTCGACCCCGCCGACACCGCGGCGCTGGCCGAACTCGCCGACCGGTGGCGAGCCGCGGGCATCGAGCCGCTGACGGTGCGCCCCCACCCACGGCAGGAGGCGGACACATGA
- the mvaD gene encoding diphosphomevalonate decarboxylase — protein MTLSPHLNADLAAARADEAVAVAHPNIALIKYWGKRDETAVLPVTASLSLTVNIFPTTTAVALIDGPADIVTLDGKPASGPALARVVGFLDLVRARAGRADRVMVISVNSGPTGAGLASSASGFAALAAAAATVFGLDRDARSLSRLARRGSGSACRSIFGGFAVWHAGEGLGEAGDLGSYAEPVEDGGLDPALVVAVVDAAAKAVSSREAMRRTRATSPLYGAWAASSATDLTRMRAALARGDLAEVGEIAERNALGMHATMLAARPAIRYLSPHSLAVLDRVLALRAEGVPAYATMDAGPNVKILCARADAARVASAVRAVGDFVTTRIGYAGPGVAVTVGGGR, from the coding sequence ATGACTCTCTCACCCCACCTGAACGCCGACCTCGCCGCGGCCCGCGCCGACGAGGCGGTCGCCGTGGCCCATCCGAACATCGCGCTGATCAAGTACTGGGGCAAGCGCGACGAGACCGCCGTCCTGCCGGTGACCGCCAGTCTGTCGCTGACCGTGAACATCTTCCCGACCACCACGGCGGTCGCGCTCATCGACGGACCCGCCGACATCGTGACCCTCGACGGGAAACCGGCCTCCGGTCCGGCTCTGGCCCGGGTCGTGGGGTTCCTCGATCTGGTGCGTGCCCGCGCGGGCCGCGCCGACCGCGTCATGGTGATCTCGGTCAACAGCGGACCGACCGGCGCCGGATTGGCCTCCTCCGCCAGCGGATTCGCGGCACTGGCGGCGGCCGCGGCGACCGTGTTCGGGCTCGACCGCGACGCCCGCTCGCTCTCGCGGCTCGCCCGCCGCGGGTCCGGCTCGGCCTGCCGGTCGATCTTCGGCGGCTTCGCGGTGTGGCACGCGGGCGAGGGGCTCGGCGAAGCCGGGGATCTCGGTTCCTACGCGGAGCCGGTCGAGGACGGCGGGCTCGACCCGGCGTTGGTGGTCGCCGTCGTGGACGCGGCCGCCAAGGCCGTGTCCAGCCGGGAGGCGATGCGACGCACGCGCGCGACCTCACCGCTGTACGGGGCCTGGGCGGCCTCCTCGGCGACCGACCTGACCCGGATGCGCGCCGCGCTGGCGCGCGGCGATCTGGCCGAGGTCGGCGAGATCGCCGAGCGCAACGCGCTGGGCATGCACGCCACCATGCTGGCCGCCCGGCCCGCGATCCGCTATCTCTCCCCGCATTCGCTCGCGGTCCTGGACCGGGTGCTCGCGCTGCGCGCCGAGGGGGTGCCCGCCTACGCAACCATGGACGCCGGACCGAACGTGAAGATCCTGTGCGCGCGCGCCGACGCGGCGCGAGTGGCCTCGGCGGTGCGGGCGGTCGGTGATTTCGTGACCACCCGGATCGGCTACGCCGGCCCCGGTGTCGCGGTGACCGTCGGGGGTGGGCGGTGA
- the mvk gene encoding mevalonate kinase: protein MTGPREPGAGAPGEVGAGRAHAKAILLGEHTVVHGTPALAVPIPALPVRASAFRAQHRPPGPGQPDAHLSRLTVGAGTPAVCGPQVAVGAALHRWDLDHETVDIVLHRTIPPARGLGSSAADAAAAVRAVADLYGRSLDADTLYELVQCGEQVAHGRASGVDARAILATGPIRFQAGAAEPLAVALDAALVLADSGVPGATQQAVAVAGKTLNGDTIGARRILGRATELAATAMAALSEGRGTALGRTLLAFHELLGALGVGHPRTDALVAAALGAGAHGAKLTGAGLGGCVLALTEPGRAAATVGAALRRAGAVRTWTVPIRRTWS from the coding sequence ATGACCGGTCCGCGCGAACCCGGGGCCGGTGCCCCCGGCGAGGTGGGCGCCGGACGCGCCCACGCCAAGGCGATCCTGCTCGGCGAGCACACCGTGGTGCACGGGACGCCCGCCCTCGCGGTACCGATACCGGCATTACCGGTGCGCGCCAGTGCCTTTCGCGCGCAGCACCGCCCTCCCGGTCCCGGGCAACCGGACGCGCACCTGTCGCGCCTGACCGTCGGCGCCGGAACGCCTGCGGTGTGCGGTCCGCAGGTGGCGGTGGGTGCGGCACTGCACCGGTGGGATCTGGACCACGAGACCGTCGACATCGTCCTGCACCGGACGATTCCACCGGCCCGCGGCCTCGGCTCCAGCGCCGCCGACGCCGCCGCCGCGGTCCGGGCGGTCGCCGACCTCTACGGCCGGTCCCTCGACGCCGACACCCTGTACGAACTGGTGCAGTGCGGCGAACAGGTCGCCCACGGCCGGGCCAGCGGCGTGGACGCGCGCGCGATCCTGGCGACCGGGCCGATCCGGTTCCAGGCCGGGGCCGCCGAGCCGCTGGCCGTCGCACTCGACGCGGCGCTGGTGCTCGCCGACAGCGGCGTGCCCGGCGCCACCCAGCAGGCGGTGGCCGTCGCCGGGAAAACCTTGAACGGCGACACCATCGGTGCTCGACGCATCCTCGGCCGGGCCACCGAACTCGCCGCCACGGCGATGGCGGCCCTGAGCGAAGGACGAGGTACCGCGCTGGGCCGCACGCTGCTGGCGTTCCACGAGCTGCTCGGCGCCCTCGGCGTCGGTCACCCGCGCACCGACGCCCTCGTCGCCGCCGCACTCGGGGCAGGCGCGCACGGCGCCAAGCTCACCGGCGCCGGACTCGGCGGCTGCGTGCTCGCCCTCACCGAACCCGGCCGCGCCGCCGCCACGGTCGGTGCGGCGCTTCGCCGGGCCGGAGCCGTGCGGACCTGGACGGTCCCGATCCGAAGGACGTGGTCATGA
- a CDS encoding methyltransferase family protein, translating to MDLTLAQQVRGALADRRRLVPLLLAFAGYAFAGVTVPLLLLFAGGWWLPKTVDSGAHLPAAWAVPIDLGLLALFGLQHSAMARPAVKAVVIRWVPEPLERTVYVVAASAVVWVVCLGWQPLPQPIWSAHGAVGAALDAGFWLGFVLVYVATLLLDHFHLLGLGQAYRHYVRQVPDATADRLQVHGPYRLVRHPLMTGLLLSFWCASTLTLGHLLWAVGLTGYIVLGTILEERDLSARFGAAYRDYATAVPAFFPSPLGPAARARLRRARPLGAGLAGGAGRVGGEEST from the coding sequence ATGGATCTGACTCTCGCACAACAGGTTCGGGGCGCGCTCGCCGACCGCCGACGGCTCGTCCCGCTCCTGCTCGCCTTCGCCGGATACGCCTTCGCCGGCGTCACCGTGCCCCTGCTGCTGTTGTTCGCCGGTGGCTGGTGGCTGCCCAAGACGGTCGACAGCGGCGCGCACCTGCCGGCCGCGTGGGCCGTCCCGATCGACCTGGGGCTGCTCGCCCTGTTCGGGCTACAGCATTCCGCGATGGCCCGGCCCGCGGTCAAGGCGGTGGTCATCCGCTGGGTGCCCGAGCCGCTCGAGCGCACGGTCTATGTGGTCGCGGCCAGTGCGGTGGTGTGGGTGGTCTGCCTGGGCTGGCAGCCGCTGCCGCAGCCGATCTGGTCGGCCCACGGCGCGGTCGGCGCGGCGCTCGACGCCGGGTTCTGGCTCGGTTTCGTGCTGGTCTACGTCGCGACCCTGTTGTTGGATCACTTCCACCTGCTGGGCCTCGGTCAGGCCTACCGGCACTACGTCCGGCAGGTCCCGGACGCCACCGCCGACCGGTTGCAGGTACACGGGCCCTACCGGCTGGTGCGTCATCCGCTGATGACCGGGCTGCTGCTCAGTTTCTGGTGCGCGAGCACCCTCACCCTCGGGCACCTGTTGTGGGCGGTGGGGCTGACCGGCTACATCGTGCTGGGCACGATCTTGGAGGAGCGAGACCTGTCGGCGCGCTTCGGTGCCGCCTACCGGGACTACGCGACCGCGGTGCCGGCGTTCTTCCCCTCGCCGCTCGGCCCGGCCGCGCGCGCACGACTGCGCCGGGCCCGCCCGCTCGGGGCGGGGCTCGCCGGCGGTGCGGGGCGCGTCGGGGGAGAGGAATCGACATGA
- a CDS encoding fatty acid desaturase, translating into MSTVTPRPSPRSSSPSAPIPFSRRVFKLEHPANLGPLLHVVAWVGLLAFGLFAPIATTWYVAVPLIVTLTLLNFSLTIGVLHMHTHRPLFVSKRLNRVVDLFCCMPALLTAAEMREVHILNHHRYNDGPGDVTSTEGRERGLGAIWYWIRYGTIVKRHTIRTIFAADATAKQRIRRHQFVFDLTIVLALVALTWYAAGGARFALFYWIPFAVTQVNSGYFAWLTHAPARGFEDDPSKSLNTAGNWLNFFIFNQGYHSVHHRYPGIHWSQIPDKLDFMRQVEPGVIVPYWMTLNSAWRLVVPDGFLDVPYGQRWKAKLDKRMEEGRVRSRLLPWFAWI; encoded by the coding sequence ATGAGCACCGTCACCCCGCGCCCCAGCCCGCGCTCCTCGTCTCCGTCCGCCCCGATCCCGTTCAGCCGCCGCGTGTTCAAACTCGAGCATCCGGCCAATCTCGGCCCGCTGCTGCATGTCGTGGCCTGGGTCGGGTTGCTGGCCTTCGGGTTGTTCGCTCCCATCGCCACGACCTGGTATGTGGCCGTGCCGCTGATCGTCACGCTCACCCTGCTGAATTTCTCGCTCACCATCGGCGTACTGCACATGCACACGCACCGGCCGCTGTTCGTGTCCAAGCGGCTCAACCGGGTGGTCGACCTGTTCTGCTGCATGCCCGCACTGCTCACCGCCGCCGAGATGCGAGAGGTGCACATCCTCAACCACCACCGCTACAACGACGGCCCCGGTGACGTCACCTCCACCGAGGGGCGCGAGCGCGGGCTCGGCGCGATCTGGTACTGGATCCGGTACGGCACCATCGTCAAACGGCACACCATCCGGACGATCTTCGCCGCCGACGCGACGGCCAAACAACGAATCCGCCGTCACCAGTTCGTGTTCGACCTCACCATCGTCCTGGCGCTGGTGGCGCTCACCTGGTATGCGGCAGGCGGCGCGCGCTTCGCGCTCTTCTACTGGATTCCGTTCGCCGTCACCCAGGTCAACTCCGGCTACTTCGCCTGGCTGACGCACGCGCCGGCACGCGGCTTCGAGGACGACCCGAGCAAATCGCTCAACACCGCGGGCAACTGGCTCAACTTCTTCATCTTCAACCAGGGCTACCACAGCGTGCACCACCGCTACCCCGGCATCCACTGGAGCCAGATCCCGGACAAGCTCGATTTCATGCGGCAGGTGGAACCCGGCGTCATCGTGCCCTACTGGATGACCTTGAATTCGGCGTGGCGGCTGGTGGTTCCGGACGGTTTCCTCGACGTGCCCTACGGGCAGCGGTGGAAGGCCAAGCTGGACAAGCGCATGGAGGAGGGCCGCGTCCGTTCCCGGCTGCTGCCCTGGTTCGCATGGATCTGA
- a CDS encoding polyprenyl synthetase family protein, with translation MREILLTGGEFDDIYRHILTAPGKRVRAGLALACAQLIPSPDAAPVHDALDIACVWEMFHESSLVHDDICDGSPLRRDAPSVPAAFGVRRAARAGFHLAGKALQVLARVIADNPAAFGTVGTAAGVTYLDRLSDLSLGQLVETIPPTVDHRALRGHYARVAAAKTGTLFRLACAYGGTAGALEHDRLRDLMDYAERLAFAFQVMDDVRDVDGGPGLGKDACGDLDRRVPTWPVIEWLAEQRAAVDLWLDPATPTGVLQSALADSGAIARARAHAVATAEAARRALAAFPLSPAKEHLDRLAVRVVTR, from the coding sequence ATGCGCGAGATCCTGCTCACCGGAGGCGAATTCGACGACATCTATCGCCACATCCTCACCGCGCCGGGTAAACGGGTACGGGCCGGTCTGGCCCTGGCCTGCGCCCAGCTGATCCCGTCGCCGGACGCGGCGCCGGTGCACGACGCCCTCGACATCGCCTGCGTCTGGGAGATGTTCCATGAATCGTCCCTGGTGCACGACGACATCTGTGACGGGTCGCCGCTGCGTCGCGACGCGCCGTCGGTGCCCGCCGCGTTCGGTGTCCGGCGGGCGGCCCGCGCGGGATTCCACCTCGCCGGTAAAGCACTTCAGGTGCTGGCACGGGTGATCGCCGACAACCCGGCGGCCTTCGGGACCGTCGGCACGGCCGCCGGAGTGACCTACCTGGACCGATTGTCGGACCTGTCGCTCGGCCAGCTCGTCGAGACCATCCCGCCCACCGTCGACCACCGCGCCCTGCGCGGCCACTACGCCCGCGTCGCCGCCGCGAAGACCGGCACGTTGTTCCGACTGGCCTGCGCCTACGGTGGCACGGCGGGCGCCCTCGAGCACGACCGGCTGCGCGATCTGATGGACTACGCCGAGCGGCTCGCCTTCGCCTTCCAGGTGATGGACGACGTGCGCGACGTCGACGGCGGGCCCGGGCTGGGGAAGGACGCCTGCGGCGACCTCGACCGCCGGGTGCCCACCTGGCCGGTCATCGAATGGCTGGCCGAGCAACGGGCGGCGGTCGATCTCTGGCTGGACCCGGCCACCCCCACCGGCGTCCTGCAATCCGCGCTGGCGGACAGCGGCGCGATCGCGAGGGCGCGGGCCCACGCCGTCGCCACCGCCGAGGCGGCGCGGCGGGCGCTGGCGGCGTTCCCGCTCTCCCCGGCCAAGGAGCACCTGGACCGGCTCGCGGTGCGGGTGGTGACCCGGTGA
- a CDS encoding TetR/AcrR family transcriptional regulator encodes MTRLTRKEAHARTRERLVETAEEMFLANGYTVTSLDKVAARAGFSKGAVYSNFATKHELGLAVLERIRLARVLSLAAAVLGADTLDARIAAFGRWAEENIGDVGWLTVEVEFAIGTRHLDDLREELAVRRREITDTLAELIDQQAREFGVTLAVPAHDAAVRLLSLGIGLGVQRAFDPEVPVTPIVDALRELLTGAATRPAGRSVAPDAAKP; translated from the coding sequence ATGACCAGGCTGACCCGCAAGGAGGCGCACGCGCGCACCCGTGAGCGCCTGGTCGAGACCGCCGAGGAGATGTTCCTGGCCAACGGCTACACGGTGACCTCGCTGGACAAGGTGGCCGCGCGGGCGGGCTTCTCCAAGGGCGCGGTCTACTCGAACTTCGCCACCAAACACGAGCTGGGTCTCGCGGTGCTCGAGCGGATCCGGCTGGCGCGCGTGCTCAGCCTGGCCGCCGCCGTGCTCGGCGCCGACACCCTCGACGCCCGCATCGCCGCTTTCGGGCGGTGGGCCGAGGAGAACATCGGTGACGTGGGCTGGCTCACCGTCGAGGTCGAATTCGCCATCGGCACACGGCATCTCGACGACCTGCGGGAGGAACTCGCGGTGCGGCGGCGGGAGATCACCGACACCCTGGCCGAACTCATCGATCAGCAGGCCCGGGAATTCGGCGTCACCCTGGCCGTTCCGGCTCACGACGCCGCCGTGCGACTGCTCTCGCTGGGTATCGGCCTCGGCGTGCAGCGCGCGTTCGACCCGGAGGTTCCGGTGACGCCGATCGTGGACGCCCTGCGGGAGCTGCTCACCGGCGCGGCGACTCGCCCGGCCGGACGGTCCGTCGCCCCCGATGCTGCGAAGCCTTGA
- a CDS encoding patatin-like phospholipase family protein, translated as MTTRRALAIGCGGTLGFAWTVVALRAVEQALDWDARTAEVLLGTSAGAELVAALGAGRTPRDLLAALDGTPDADPMLLRHYAFHPGALPPLPAPALPGLGLIRGARRAGSPYGALAGLLPRGRGDAGWLREYGAALAGPDGWVTHPDTWLVAVDTATGARTAFGSPDAPRAELGAAIAASWAIPGWFPPVRIGGRDYLDGGALSSVSADLLASRDLDEVVVIAPMTSANGAPARGVDRLERLLRAPMTRGLDAEIARLRAAGIRVVRVEPTAADLAAMGPNFMDVTRRPATLAAARRTTPGLVADAILAADRAGAAA; from the coding sequence GTGACGACACGACGAGCTCTGGCCATCGGCTGCGGTGGCACCCTCGGCTTCGCCTGGACGGTGGTCGCGCTGCGCGCCGTCGAGCAGGCCCTGGACTGGGACGCCCGCACCGCCGAGGTGCTGCTCGGCACCTCCGCCGGCGCCGAACTGGTGGCCGCGCTCGGCGCGGGCCGCACGCCACGGGACCTGCTGGCGGCACTGGACGGCACACCCGACGCCGACCCGATGTTGCTGCGCCACTACGCGTTCCATCCCGGTGCGCTGCCGCCCCTGCCCGCACCGGCGCTGCCTGGCCTCGGGCTGATCCGCGGCGCACGCCGCGCCGGGTCACCGTACGGCGCGCTGGCCGGCCTGCTGCCCCGCGGGCGCGGCGACGCCGGCTGGCTGCGCGAGTACGGCGCCGCGCTGGCCGGACCGGACGGCTGGGTGACGCACCCGGACACCTGGCTCGTCGCGGTCGACACCGCCACCGGCGCCCGCACCGCCTTCGGCAGCCCGGACGCGCCGCGGGCCGAGCTGGGGGCGGCGATCGCGGCGTCGTGGGCGATTCCCGGCTGGTTCCCGCCGGTGCGGATCGGCGGGCGCGACTACCTCGACGGCGGCGCGCTGTCGTCGGTGTCGGCGGATCTGCTGGCCTCCCGCGACCTGGACGAAGTCGTCGTGATCGCCCCCATGACCAGCGCGAACGGCGCGCCCGCCCGCGGTGTCGACCGCCTGGAGCGACTGTTGCGCGCACCGATGACCCGCGGCCTGGATGCTGAGATCGCCCGATTGCGGGCGGCGGGCATCCGGGTGGTCCGGGTCGAACCCACCGCCGCGGATCTGGCCGCGATGGGCCCGAACTTCATGGACGTCACCCGCAGGCCCGCCACCCTGGCGGCCGCGCGGCGCACCACCCCCGGCCTGGTCGCCGACGCGATCCTGGCCGCCGACCGAGCGGGAGCAGCCGCATGA
- a CDS encoding flavin-containing monooxygenase — protein MSRHHEVIVVGAGVSGVCAAVELRRAGVSDVLVLEKAETYGGTWRANTYPGCACDVPSGLYSYSFAPNAEWSRLFGTQPEILDYVGRVAREHGLDAITRFGVEMLDARWDATDRRWRVRTNAGEFSATFLVAAAGPWNEPKIPGVPGLDEFPGEVFHSARWNHDYDLRGKRVAVIGSGASAVQFVPQIQPRVAALHLFQRTAHWVLPKLDHPVPELEKQLMRRVPFAHTALRGLEYAVMDGVVGTAFHRPKPLMHGLQAIGRAYLRLAVPDPELRRKLTPGYLLGCKRILFSNNYLQSLTRPNVAVHATAVDRIDGSTVVGADGSAAEVDAVILGTGFHILDMPLADLVHGVDGRSLAQHWGGSPEAYRGTVVSGFPNLCIMLGPSLGTGHSSAFTIAEAQVAFLVRAVTTARREGWSSFEVRPRAQADYVDRVQAALGGTAYNADSCRSYYIDANGRNSFSWPWSTGRLVRTVSRFDPADFTVTVADDIEVPA, from the coding sequence ATGAGCCGACATCACGAGGTGATCGTCGTCGGCGCGGGCGTGTCCGGCGTCTGCGCGGCGGTCGAGTTACGTCGCGCCGGTGTGTCCGACGTGCTCGTCCTGGAGAAGGCCGAGACCTACGGCGGCACCTGGCGGGCCAACACCTATCCCGGGTGCGCCTGCGACGTGCCCTCCGGCCTGTATTCGTACTCGTTCGCGCCGAATGCCGAATGGTCGCGGCTGTTCGGCACCCAACCGGAAATCCTCGACTACGTCGGGCGGGTCGCGCGCGAGCACGGCCTGGACGCGATCACCCGCTTCGGCGTGGAGATGCTCGACGCGCGATGGGACGCGACGGATCGACGGTGGCGGGTGCGGACGAACGCGGGCGAATTCAGCGCCACCTTCCTGGTGGCGGCGGCCGGTCCGTGGAACGAGCCCAAGATCCCCGGCGTGCCCGGCCTGGACGAATTCCCCGGCGAGGTCTTCCATTCCGCGCGCTGGAACCACGACTACGACCTGCGCGGCAAGCGGGTGGCGGTGATCGGCAGCGGCGCCTCGGCCGTGCAGTTCGTGCCGCAGATCCAGCCGCGGGTGGCCGCGCTGCACCTGTTCCAGCGGACCGCGCACTGGGTACTGCCCAAGCTGGACCATCCGGTGCCCGAACTCGAGAAGCAGCTGATGCGCCGGGTGCCGTTCGCCCACACGGCCCTGCGCGGCCTGGAGTACGCCGTGATGGACGGCGTGGTCGGTACGGCCTTCCACCGGCCCAAGCCGCTCATGCACGGCTTGCAGGCGATCGGACGCGCCTATCTGCGCCTGGCGGTGCCCGATCCGGAGCTGCGCCGCAAGCTCACCCCCGGCTATCTGCTCGGCTGCAAACGAATCCTGTTCTCCAACAACTACCTCCAGTCCCTCACCCGCCCGAACGTGGCGGTGCATGCCACCGCGGTGGACCGGATCGACGGCTCGACCGTCGTCGGCGCCGACGGCAGCGCGGCCGAGGTGGACGCCGTCATCCTCGGCACCGGCTTCCACATCCTCGACATGCCGCTGGCCGATCTGGTGCACGGCGTCGACGGCCGCAGCCTCGCCCAGCACTGGGGCGGCTCCCCCGAGGCCTATCGGGGAACGGTGGTGTCGGGCTTCCCGAACCTGTGCATCATGCTCGGTCCCAGCCTCGGCACCGGGCACTCCTCGGCGTTCACCATCGCCGAAGCACAGGTCGCCTTCCTGGTGCGGGCGGTGACCACCGCCCGGCGGGAAGGCTGGTCCAGTTTCGAGGTGCGGCCGCGGGCGCAGGCGGACTACGTCGACCGGGTGCAGGCCGCACTCGGCGGCACCGCCTACAACGCCGACTCCTGCCGCAGCTACTACATCGACGCCAACGGCCGCAACAGTTTCAGCTGGCCGTGGTCCACCGGCAGGCTGGTGCGCACGGTGAGCCGGTTCGATCCCGCGGACTTCACCGTCACCGTCGCCGACGACATCGAGGTGCCCGCATGA